DNA sequence from the Hoylesella buccalis ATCC 35310 genome:
TTAAAAAAAACAATTAAAAAAGTTTGGGATAAACTTAAAATTTCATTATCTTTGAAAGTAATAATCACTTTATCTAGGAAAATTCAGTTAACTTCCCTACTTAGACAATAAGATTGTCCACCAAGGCTCTATGTAAAATTGAAAAAAGCCGTGATGAATGTGCAAAGCAAACATATACCAAGCTAATGTGGGAATGAAGAAAGATTTGAAACTTTCAGAGCATGATGACTAAATACACATTTATAGTAATAACACTAATTTCATTTCTTTTTGCTGGTTGTACAAAAGATGATGACTTTGATGTAACTTACAAATTCATCAAAAAAGATACCATAACCGTATTATCACATAAAGAATACTATTTCTATCCAGGTACTTCCATCCAGTCAACGAATAAAGGATACGTTATAGTAAAAAGAAACATGGAAAAGGAAATTATCCCTACCATCATAGGATTTGATAGCATCTATGAAGAGGGGTATGAATACCTCATTACTGTTAAGATATCAAGACCCAAGCAAACAATGCCAGATTTATATGGTGATAGATACGAATATGTTAGGTTAGTAAGTAAAAAGAAAATTACGAACTAACCAACTAAATATAGAACGATCATCAGCCGAGCCGCACAAGTCTTCTCTTGGCAGAAATATGGCAAGCATTATGGAGTTGAAATCTACTAAAAAGTATTTTTTTGCACATTTCTTGTGTCAATCAATTCTTTTTCTTACCTTTGCAACCGCTAAGAAACGGGCAAGTCTTTTACGGCCAGCTCCCTTTGAATCCCCCAGGGTGGGAACGCAGCAAGGGTATTAGGTTGTAGCGGCGCGATAAGAGTAGCTTGCCCACCCGCCTCTTTAGCTCAGTTGGCCAGAGCACGTGATTTGTAATCTCGGGGTCGTTGGTTCGAATCCGACAAGAGGCTCACTTATTTCAGAAATCAACGAGGGTGTATCAGAATAATGATACCCCCTCTTTTGTTTTGTGGCAGATGATGCTGACGCCAGCAAAAAATGTGACCACGAATGCTTGGTTTACTTGATAAAGGTAAGCGCGCAATGGCAATCTTTCATTCCTTTTTATTATATTTGCACAGGCGACCTATATCAATCAAACATGAAGAAAATCTATTTTGCAGGTTCCATCCGAGGCGGGCGTGAGGATGCCAACCTCTACAAACAAATCATCGAGTACATCCAAAGAAGTCACAAAGTTCTCACCGAACACATCGGCAACCGCTCACTGTCTACCACCAGTAAGGGTCGTGAAGCGGATGAAAAAATCTACCTTCAGGACACAGAGTGGTTGAGAGTCTGCGACTTGGTCATTGCCGAATGCACCTCACCTTCCTTGGGCGTGGGATATGAATTGGCATACGCAGAACGTCATCACAAGCCCTGTTTCATCCTTTACGACAAGAGTCGTACACATCTCTCGGCCATGCTCACGGGTAACAATTATTATCACATCTTTGCTTACGAACGCCCCGAAGAGGTGTTTGACATACTGGATAAGATATTAGGAATCACGTCAACAGATGCCTTGTCAAACAATCATCGTCAAACAACATGAACCCTGCGAACGACAATGCTCGCACTTTTGCCGGCTACCGTGGCATAGATATTGGAAATTTTTAACGTCAACGCCGTGGAACCATCTATAAAATCTCTCATGTACGTACAATATATATGAGATAAAATGCGTACTTTTGCAGATAGAATGATAAACGTACCCTCACTGATTCAGCTTAAGGCGTTCGCCCGCATTGACGGACTTTGGCTGGCACTGTTATGGACAGCCAGTTTCATGAGTATGATGTACATACCCAAGAGTGCATTGGGAGGCCTGCTGATGCTGGCCACGCCCCCTTTCATGCTATGGCGATTCATCAAGTTTCGCAACTATGCACTCGATGGTGTCATATCCTTTGCGCGAGGATTGACATACGGTTGCTACTGCATCTTCTACGCTTCCCTGCTCTTTGCTTTGGTTCAAACGGCGTATTTCCAGTTCTTGGACGGCGGACATTTCGTTCAGATTATGCATCAAGCCCTACAGACCATGGAGGGCGTATATCAGCAAAACGGCGTTGACGTCAAGCAAGCCATGGAGACAGTTGACCTCATGGGCACGCTGAAACCCATTGAACTGGCCTTTGTCTTCATGACGCAAAACCTCTTGCTTGGCGCCCTTCTGAGTGTCATCGTGGCCGCCATTGGCATGAAACGAGTGAAAAATCATACAAGAATATAAAGCATCAACGGCATCCGGCATGACAAATATCGGAAAGTCTTGATGCCAACGTTCTTCTACTTCCATGTGATACGAAACATTTTATACATAACATCAAATTCAACATCCACACCAAAGGGCCACAAAAGCATATCACGATGAGTGAACAGATGGACCACATGGTGGAAAGATGCTTGGTTATTTTTGCAGAATACTATGGACATATCCGTTGTCATCCCTCTCTTCAACGAGGAAGAATCACTACCCGAACTATACGCTTGGATTGAGCGTGTCATGCAACAAAACGCCTATTCGTACGAAGTTATCTTCGTAAACGATGGCTCTACCGACGGCTCTTGGAACGTCATCCAACGCCTTGCCAGTCAGTCAGAGCACGTGCGAGGCATCTGCTTTCGTCGTAATTACGGAAAGAGTCCAGCACTTTACTGTGGATTCAAGGAGGCTCAAGGCAACGTGGTCATCACGATGGATGCCGACTTGCAAGACTCTCCCGACGAAATTCCAGAACTGTATCGCATGATTACCGTTGATGGCTACGACTTGGTTTCGGGTTATAAGCAAAAACGTTACGACCCATTGAGCAAGACCTTGCCCACCAAACTCTTCAATGCCACGGCCCGTAAGATCAGCGGCATCAAGAACTTGCACGACTTCAACTGTGGACTGAAAGCCTACAAACGGGAAGTTGTAAAGAATATTGAGGTGTATGGCGAGATGCATCGCTACATTCCCTACCTGGCAAAGAGTGCCGGTTTCGATAAAATTGGTGAGAAGGTGGTGCATCACCAGGCGCGAAAATACGGTACATCCAAGTTTGGTTTCAACCGATTCTTCAACGGTTACCTCGACCTTATCACCCTTTGGTTTCTGTCAAACTTCGGTAAAAAGCCGATGCACGTGTTCGGTTTCCTCGGCTCGTTGATGTTCTTGGTGGGATTGATTGCCGTGATTATCCTCGGAGCAGAGAAGGTTTACGCCCTGTCGAACGGCATCCCGATGCGCCTGATCACCGACTCGCCCTACTTTTTCATCGCCCTCACCACCATGCTCATTGGCACCCAACTGTTCTTAGCGGGCTTCTTAGGCGACCTCATCAGCCGCTCTAACCCCGGCAGGAACGATTACCAGATAGAAAAAACCATACGATGCGAAAAATAATTGACGTTCTTTTGATGGTATTGGCCATCACCTCGTGCTCTACAATCGATTGTCCGCTGAACAACACGGTGACCACTTCGTACAAGCTCAAAGGTGATGTGGCCAAACTGCAAGACACGCTTACCATCACCACTCCACGCACTACGAGCGGCGATACGGTGCTGCTGAACAAAGCAATCGGCATAGACAGCTTCCTACTGCCCATGAGTTATGCGCAACCCGAGGACATCCTTTATTTCAAGATGACCACTCAGCAGAACCAAAGTTTCATCGATACGCTGCGCATCACCAAGGAAGATCATCCGCATTTCGAGTCGGTTGACTGTCCACCGGCCGTCTTCCATCAAATCAAGCGAGTGGATTACTCCAAACATACCATCGACTCTGTGGTCATACACAATGAAAACGTGAACTACGATGCTACAAAAGCACATTTCTATATCTATTTCAAGAGCTATCTGCATTAGCCTCTTGCTCGTGGCACAAGTGGCCGTTATGGCACAAAGGCACAAGGCCATCGTCATCCAACCCAAAGATACGCTGTCCTTTTTCAGGCACATTGCCGTTTCTGGTGATCTGGTGGGACTCGCACAAATGCAGTTTTCCGACTACGGACAGTATGAAGTAGCCGCAAGAGTAAGCCTGCGCAACAAATATTTCCCCATTGTCGAGTTGGGTTACGGTCAAGCCGACAGCGAAGATCCGAGCACGCACTTGCATTACACATCGAAAGCTCCATACGGAAGAATAGGCGTTGACTTCAACATGATGAAGAACAAGAACGACGACTACCGACTGTATGTTGGCGTGCGATATGGTTACAGCAAGTTCAAATACTCGGTAACACATCCGGGCCTCAACGACCCCGTTTGGAAAACACAGATTCCTTTTGATCTGACTGACATCGACAACCAGTTTCATTGGATGGAAGGGGTTGTAGGCGTAGATGCCAAAATTTGGGGGCCTTTTCGTTTGGGATGGAGCGTTCGTTACAAGCGACGTCTTGCCAATACCAAGAACGAAGCGGGTCATCCTTGGTACGTTCCAGGCTTTGGAAAGTACAGTGGAACGCCTCTGGGTGGAACATTTAACGTAATCATTGAATGGTAGACAAGGGATGAGAAGCGTGCTTCTTCCATCATCTTCCAAGGCAATG
Encoded proteins:
- a CDS encoding nucleoside 2-deoxyribosyltransferase, which gives rise to MKKIYFAGSIRGGREDANLYKQIIEYIQRSHKVLTEHIGNRSLSTTSKGREADEKIYLQDTEWLRVCDLVIAECTSPSLGVGYELAYAERHHKPCFILYDKSRTHLSAMLTGNNYYHIFAYERPEEVFDILDKILGITSTDALSNNHRQTT
- a CDS encoding DUF4199 domain-containing protein, translated to MINVPSLIQLKAFARIDGLWLALLWTASFMSMMYIPKSALGGLLMLATPPFMLWRFIKFRNYALDGVISFARGLTYGCYCIFYASLLFALVQTAYFQFLDGGHFVQIMHQALQTMEGVYQQNGVDVKQAMETVDLMGTLKPIELAFVFMTQNLLLGALLSVIVAAIGMKRVKNHTRI
- a CDS encoding DUF6048 family protein, yielding MAQRHKAIVIQPKDTLSFFRHIAVSGDLVGLAQMQFSDYGQYEVAARVSLRNKYFPIVELGYGQADSEDPSTHLHYTSKAPYGRIGVDFNMMKNKNDDYRLYVGVRYGYSKFKYSVTHPGLNDPVWKTQIPFDLTDIDNQFHWMEGVVGVDAKIWGPFRLGWSVRYKRRLANTKNEAGHPWYVPGFGKYSGTPLGGTFNVIIEW
- a CDS encoding DUF6452 family protein; translation: MRKIIDVLLMVLAITSCSTIDCPLNNTVTTSYKLKGDVAKLQDTLTITTPRTTSGDTVLLNKAIGIDSFLLPMSYAQPEDILYFKMTTQQNQSFIDTLRITKEDHPHFESVDCPPAVFHQIKRVDYSKHTIDSVVIHNENVNYDATKAHFYIYFKSYLH
- a CDS encoding glycosyltransferase family 2 protein; amino-acid sequence: MDISVVIPLFNEEESLPELYAWIERVMQQNAYSYEVIFVNDGSTDGSWNVIQRLASQSEHVRGICFRRNYGKSPALYCGFKEAQGNVVITMDADLQDSPDEIPELYRMITVDGYDLVSGYKQKRYDPLSKTLPTKLFNATARKISGIKNLHDFNCGLKAYKREVVKNIEVYGEMHRYIPYLAKSAGFDKIGEKVVHHQARKYGTSKFGFNRFFNGYLDLITLWFLSNFGKKPMHVFGFLGSLMFLVGLIAVIILGAEKVYALSNGIPMRLITDSPYFFIALTTMLIGTQLFLAGFLGDLISRSNPGRNDYQIEKTIRCEK